Proteins encoded by one window of Nitrospirota bacterium:
- a CDS encoding DUF502 domain-containing protein: MKGHLKRYFVTGLLVITPIWGTYLVLSTLLSFLEGFLGNFLKDIGRYYIPGMGIVTLIILIFLVGVLTTNFIGRKVMSMWERAMNKVPLVRGIYTVFKHIVDTLSLQGKEQFNRVVLVEFPRDGVYAIGFVTGVTRGEVQNLTRETVVNVFIPTTPNPTTGYFVFVPENRILQLSMSVEDGMKMIISGGLYTPPHMKDVRGPDAEGAFTQSGARDSKEAGVKV; the protein is encoded by the coding sequence ATGAAAGGTCATCTTAAGAGATATTTCGTTACCGGGCTGCTGGTGATTACCCCCATATGGGGTACCTATCTTGTTTTATCTACGCTCCTGAGCTTCCTGGAAGGATTTCTCGGCAATTTTCTCAAAGACATAGGAAGGTACTACATACCCGGGATGGGTATAGTTACCCTTATCATACTGATCTTTCTGGTCGGGGTTCTGACGACCAATTTCATCGGCAGAAAGGTTATGAGCATGTGGGAGCGGGCGATGAACAAGGTACCGCTGGTCAGGGGCATTTATACAGTATTCAAGCACATTGTTGATACCCTGTCGCTTCAGGGGAAGGAGCAGTTTAATCGTGTTGTCCTTGTAGAGTTTCCGAGGGATGGTGTTTATGCCATAGGGTTTGTCACTGGTGTGACCCGCGGGGAAGTCCAGAATTTAACCAGGGAAACAGTAGTTAATGTCTTTATCCCGACAACGCCGAATCCCACTACCGGCTATTTCGTATTTGTTCCTGAGAACAGGATTTTACAGTTGAGCATGAGTGTTGAGGATGGGATGAAGATGATAATCTCAGGAGGTCTTTACACACCGCCCCATATGAAGGATGTCAGGGGGCCTGATGCAGAAGGGGCGTTTACTCAGTCAGGTGCACGGGATTCCAAAGAGGCCGGAGTCAAGGTCTGA
- a CDS encoding dTMP kinase codes for MEGRFITFEGIEGCGKTSQAKLLIRYLEEKGHNVLMTREPGGTPISEAIREILLSTSFSNMTPHTEVLLYLASRAQHVSEVIRPSLEAGKIIICDRFSDSTFVYQCLVRGIDIRMIEAINSFATEGVSPHITFVLDVDPAEGLRRARSRNQKNMREEDRMESESMDFHQRVREGYLKWAMEFPERIFVISSDREKEAVHREIAKLVDKVLAQ; via the coding sequence ATGGAAGGAAGATTTATTACATTTGAGGGTATTGAAGGGTGCGGCAAGACCTCACAGGCCAAACTCCTGATCCGGTATCTGGAAGAAAAAGGCCATAATGTGCTGATGACAAGAGAACCCGGCGGCACGCCAATAAGTGAGGCGATCAGGGAAATACTGCTTTCCACCAGCTTCAGCAACATGACCCCGCATACTGAAGTCCTGTTGTACCTGGCCAGCAGGGCGCAACACGTATCTGAGGTAATCAGGCCCTCGTTAGAGGCAGGTAAAATTATAATATGTGACAGGTTCTCTGATTCCACATTTGTTTATCAATGCCTTGTGAGGGGGATAGACATCCGTATGATTGAGGCTATCAACAGTTTTGCAACTGAAGGGGTCTCTCCTCACATCACATTTGTTCTGGACGTTGACCCGGCAGAGGGATTGAGGCGCGCACGGTCCCGGAATCAGAAGAATATGAGGGAAGAGGACAGGATGGAAAGTGAATCCATGGATTTTCATCAAAGGGTAAGGGAAGGATACCTCAAATGGGCCATGGAATTTCCTGAGAGAATATTTGTCATCAGTTCGGACAGAGAAAAGGAGGCTGTACACCGGGAAATCGCGAAACTGGTTGATAAGGTGCTGGCACAATGA
- the holB gene encoding DNA polymerase III subunit delta' yields MSFAEIRGQDRAINILKRAILNSHVAHSYLFHGPDGVGKRKTAINFAMALNCAQDNEDACGLCTSCRKISSGIHPDITVLGGEEGEIKIGSVRDLINGMAYKPIEARKRVVVADGAERLNLSSSNAFLKTLEEPPADTVIILISSNPDMLLQTILSRCQKVPFAQIPPHIIAAILMEKAGIEKEEAEFAANMASGSPGKAMSLSSGDFRHARLEVINSLFLTGEAGREAVFNLSEKFSKDEASFCNMLFWVLTCLRDIMIMKEQGETGLIINKDVENTLSELKDRISTERLLNTIGLLKSAYRGQDRNMNRQLALDVLCNNIADGMLLGAAGSK; encoded by the coding sequence ATGAGTTTTGCGGAAATCAGAGGCCAGGACAGGGCAATCAATATCCTGAAGAGGGCCATATTAAATAGCCATGTAGCCCATTCCTATCTATTCCACGGCCCTGACGGCGTAGGGAAAAGAAAGACAGCCATAAATTTCGCCATGGCGCTCAATTGCGCTCAGGACAACGAAGACGCCTGCGGCCTGTGCACGTCTTGCAGAAAGATTTCATCAGGCATTCACCCGGACATTACGGTATTAGGCGGAGAAGAAGGAGAAATAAAAATCGGCTCTGTAAGGGATTTGATAAACGGGATGGCCTATAAACCAATCGAAGCACGAAAACGGGTCGTAGTTGCAGACGGCGCAGAGAGACTTAATCTATCTTCATCCAATGCCTTTCTTAAGACACTGGAAGAACCGCCGGCAGATACTGTAATAATCCTTATTAGTTCAAACCCTGACATGTTACTGCAGACAATATTGTCAAGATGTCAAAAGGTACCGTTTGCTCAAATCCCCCCTCATATTATTGCCGCCATATTGATGGAAAAGGCCGGAATTGAAAAGGAAGAGGCAGAATTTGCCGCCAATATGGCAAGCGGGAGTCCGGGTAAGGCAATGTCCCTGTCATCAGGGGATTTCCGTCATGCACGCCTGGAGGTCATTAACAGTTTATTTTTGACAGGAGAGGCAGGCAGGGAAGCTGTGTTTAATTTATCAGAGAAGTTTTCCAAAGATGAGGCATCTTTCTGTAACATGCTCTTCTGGGTATTAACCTGTCTCAGAGACATCATGATAATGAAGGAACAGGGGGAGACGGGGCTAATCATTAACAAAGACGTGGAAAACACCCTTTCGGAATTAAAAGACAGGATAAGCACAGAAAGACTTCTCAACACAATAGGACTGCTCAAATCTGCATATAGGGGGCAGGATCGTAATATGAACAGACAACTTGCGCTGGATGTGCTTTGCAATAATATAGCTGACGGCATGTTATTGGGGGCAGCAGGCAGCAAATAG
- the metG gene encoding methionine--tRNA ligase has translation MTKGRYITTPIYYVNDVPHIGHAYTTVAADVLARYFRMCGHNVMFLTGTDEHGQKVQEAAAKHGKTPEEYVNELVTRFRKLWTSLNISNDDFIRTTEERHIRVVQKTLDLLFKKGDIYKDTYEGWYCLPDERFWTEKDLADGKCPDCGRGVEKIAESNYFFRMGKYQPWLTDYINNHPDYIQPASRRNEVLGFLQNRLGDLCISRPKSRLSWGIPLPFDSDYVTYVWFDALVNYISAPGYLTDTERFNKWWPADFHLIGKDILTTHSVYWSTMLKALDAEPPKTIFAHGWWTVDGEKMSKSRGNVVNPFDIIGEFGVDQFRYFLMREVTFGLDGDFSRDAMIRRINSDLANDLGNLLSRTISMIEKYFDGKIPPSSAAAEAPDKTVIESAEGLCEKISGFMEGLEYNKALNAVWAVIGTANRYIDESAPWALAKDATKRDRLSSVLYNSAEVLRIITLYIYPYMPEAAVKIWRQLGIEDDIASARLDTACRWGGLRTGLHVSRSGVLFARIEAETKREGLKVMNEKTETAEERPEVSDTISIEEFAKIKLRVGKIVSAESVPNSKKLIKLLVDIGDEKRQLVAGIALHYKPEDLTGRSVVIVANLKPAKLMGIESQGMVLAASSGETLTLLQPAQDIQPGAVVK, from the coding sequence ATGACGAAGGGCAGGTATATAACAACCCCCATCTATTATGTAAACGACGTCCCCCACATCGGTCACGCATACACAACAGTTGCCGCAGATGTCCTTGCAAGGTACTTTCGAATGTGCGGTCATAACGTCATGTTCCTTACAGGAACAGACGAGCATGGCCAGAAGGTTCAGGAGGCAGCGGCTAAACATGGCAAGACTCCTGAAGAATATGTCAATGAGCTCGTCACAAGGTTCAGGAAACTATGGACGTCACTGAATATATCCAATGACGATTTTATACGCACAACAGAGGAAAGGCATATAAGGGTTGTTCAGAAGACATTAGACCTGTTATTCAAAAAAGGAGATATTTATAAAGATACGTATGAGGGCTGGTATTGCCTGCCGGATGAACGTTTCTGGACAGAGAAGGACCTTGCGGACGGCAAGTGTCCAGATTGCGGCAGGGGTGTTGAAAAGATCGCAGAAAGCAACTATTTTTTCCGCATGGGCAAATATCAGCCATGGCTTACAGACTATATAAACAATCATCCCGACTACATCCAGCCTGCATCCCGAAGGAATGAAGTGCTTGGCTTTCTTCAGAACAGGCTTGGAGACCTCTGTATATCAAGGCCGAAGTCAAGGCTGTCGTGGGGTATACCACTCCCATTCGACAGTGACTATGTAACATATGTATGGTTTGATGCGCTCGTAAACTATATTTCCGCCCCCGGTTATCTCACTGATACGGAGAGATTCAATAAATGGTGGCCTGCTGACTTCCATTTGATCGGCAAGGACATCCTCACCACTCACTCTGTTTACTGGTCTACCATGCTGAAGGCACTGGATGCTGAACCCCCAAAGACCATCTTTGCCCATGGCTGGTGGACAGTAGATGGCGAGAAGATGTCAAAGAGCCGCGGGAATGTAGTAAACCCGTTCGACATAATAGGGGAATTTGGTGTTGATCAGTTCAGATATTTCCTGATGAGAGAGGTGACTTTCGGGCTCGATGGCGATTTCTCAAGGGATGCCATGATACGAAGGATCAACAGCGACCTTGCCAATGACCTGGGGAATCTCCTGAGCAGGACTATATCAATGATAGAGAAATATTTTGATGGCAAAATCCCACCGTCATCTGCAGCAGCAGAAGCGCCGGACAAGACTGTGATAGAAAGCGCAGAAGGGCTCTGTGAAAAGATCAGCGGGTTTATGGAGGGGCTTGAGTACAATAAGGCATTAAACGCTGTGTGGGCGGTTATAGGCACTGCCAACCGATATATTGATGAGTCCGCCCCGTGGGCGCTGGCAAAGGATGCCACAAAGAGGGACCGCCTGTCCTCTGTCCTCTATAATTCTGCAGAGGTGTTGCGTATAATCACACTCTACATCTATCCTTATATGCCTGAGGCAGCAGTAAAGATATGGAGGCAGCTCGGGATAGAGGATGATATTGCATCCGCCAGACTTGACACTGCGTGCAGGTGGGGTGGTCTCAGGACGGGATTGCATGTCAGCAGGTCAGGTGTTTTATTCGCCAGGATTGAGGCAGAGACCAAACGTGAGGGATTAAAAGTCATGAACGAAAAGACAGAAACCGCAGAAGAAAGACCGGAAGTCAGTGACACCATCTCTATTGAAGAGTTTGCAAAGATAAAACTCAGGGTTGGGAAGATAGTCAGCGCTGAGAGTGTTCCAAACTCAAAGAAGCTCATAAAGCTCCTGGTAGATATCGGAGATGAGAAGAGACAGCTGGTTGCAGGCATAGCGTTGCATTATAAACCTGAAGATTTAACAGGCAGGAGTGTTGTTATTGTTGCCAACCTCAAACCAGCCAAGCTAATGGGCATAGAGTCGCAGGGCATGGTTCTGGCAGCAAGCAGCGGTGAAACACTGACATTGCTTCAACCCGCACAGGATATTCAACCCGGCGCTGTAGTAAAGTAG
- a CDS encoding TatD family hydrolase, with protein MLIDTHCHLTMYDAGPERSGVIKAATEAGISRLITIGTDIEDSRNAIAIAEEHDFIYAAVGIHPHDVKDFSDGENVSKTIRELASGKKVVALGETGLDYHYMHSPAKAQQEHFRLEINLAKSMGLPVIVHSREAKDDTLQILKEEDIAAAGGVLHCFSGDMDMAEKAMGMGLYISFSGVITFKNAGKILDIVAAVPLDRILIETDAPFLTPHPHRGKRNEPAYVRYVAEKIAEVKNIPLDELGQVVMSNASRLFNIQL; from the coding sequence ATGCTGATTGACACACACTGCCACCTGACCATGTATGATGCCGGCCCTGAGAGGTCAGGAGTTATTAAGGCCGCAACAGAGGCAGGCATCTCACGCCTTATAACAATCGGCACTGACATAGAAGACAGCCGGAATGCAATCGCAATAGCGGAAGAACACGACTTCATCTATGCTGCAGTCGGCATCCATCCTCATGACGTAAAGGACTTCAGTGATGGTGAAAATGTATCAAAGACAATCAGGGAACTGGCATCGGGAAAAAAGGTAGTAGCCCTCGGTGAGACCGGCCTTGATTACCACTACATGCACTCCCCTGCAAAGGCCCAGCAGGAACACTTCAGGCTTGAGATAAACCTGGCAAAATCCATGGGACTCCCTGTTATCGTCCACAGCCGCGAGGCAAAGGATGACACACTGCAAATCCTTAAAGAAGAAGATATAGCGGCAGCCGGCGGGGTGTTGCATTGTTTTTCCGGAGACATGGATATGGCGGAAAAGGCAATGGGGATGGGACTATACATCTCCTTCTCAGGCGTCATAACATTCAAAAACGCAGGCAAGATACTCGACATTGTAGCAGCAGTACCACTCGACAGGATTCTCATTGAGACCGATGCCCCGTTCCTCACCCCCCACCCGCACAGGGGCAAAAGAAACGAACCAGCCTATGTACGATATGTTGCCGAGAAGATTGCAGAGGTCAAAAACATCCCGCTGGACGAACTGGGTCAGGTGGTGATGAGCAACGCCTCAAGATTGTTTAATATCCAACTTTAA
- a CDS encoding nucleotidyltransferase domain-containing protein: protein MIKFEKLPEDILLKIAEGKKVLLNDDNVVFAYLFGGLAKGRATPLSDIDIAVFLKSAHDVAEYKLGLFDRLSDALGTSEIDLVILNTAPVSLTGRILLKKQLLVDKDPPRRHLYESATLRKFFDFKIKEDMYFLGRYGIG from the coding sequence ATGATTAAGTTTGAGAAACTACCCGAAGACATACTCTTAAAGATTGCTGAAGGGAAAAAGGTCCTTCTTAATGATGACAATGTCGTATTTGCTTATCTATTCGGTGGACTTGCTAAAGGAAGGGCAACTCCCCTCTCTGACATAGATATAGCCGTTTTCCTGAAATCGGCTCATGACGTTGCTGAATATAAACTCGGACTATTCGACAGACTTTCAGACGCTCTCGGCACCAGTGAGATTGATCTTGTAATTCTGAATACCGCGCCTGTTAGCCTTACCGGAAGAATATTACTGAAAAAGCAGTTACTCGTTGACAAGGATCCGCCCAGACGCCACTTATATGAGTCAGCCACATTACGAAAATTCTTTGATTTTAAGATAAAAGAGGATATGTATTTTCTTGGGAGATACGGCATTGGTTGA
- a CDS encoding DUF86 domain-containing protein, whose protein sequence is MRKLSELGTYYGQIKEFTDIAIDNYKNDWKTQRIVERTLQIMIETCTDIANHIISDRGMRAPTTYADTFMVLLENKIISPEMFATMEKMAKFRNVVVHQYEKVDAEIVIIILKRHLNDFDKFKEVILSYLQGLSEGHEAS, encoded by the coding sequence TTGAGAAAACTGTCAGAGCTCGGAACGTACTACGGGCAGATAAAAGAATTCACTGATATTGCCATTGACAACTATAAGAACGACTGGAAGACCCAGCGTATCGTCGAACGGACGCTGCAGATAATGATAGAAACATGTACAGACATTGCCAATCATATCATCTCTGACAGGGGAATGAGGGCACCAACAACATATGCTGACACATTCATGGTATTACTTGAAAATAAAATTATAAGCCCTGAGATGTTTGCCACAATGGAGAAGATGGCCAAGTTCCGCAATGTGGTTGTTCATCAGTATGAAAAAGTAGATGCAGAGATCGTAATTATAATCTTAAAGCGGCATCTTAATGATTTTGATAAATTCAAAGAAGTTATTCTGTCCTATTTGCAGGGTTTATCAGAAGGTCATGAAGCCTCTTGA
- a CDS encoding M48 family metallopeptidase — MRQIMVGDICIDVVHKVIKNVHLSVYPPLGRVRISAPVRMDLDTIRVFAISKLSWIKKHQQRIRSQVRETPREYITRESHYYLGRRYLLKVIEGNVSSGVAIRHETMEMYIRPNTGMGKRQIILYKWYRQRLKEIVPGFIAQYEKAMQVHVHEFGIKKMKTRWGTCSIKAKRIWLNLELAKKPVDCIEYVVVHEMVHLLERNHNDRFVAHMDRYLPKWRFYKEELNRSPLCHEDWGY, encoded by the coding sequence ATGAGGCAGATCATGGTAGGAGATATTTGTATTGATGTGGTGCATAAAGTTATCAAAAATGTGCACCTGAGTGTTTATCCGCCATTGGGCAGGGTAAGAATATCTGCGCCTGTGCGCATGGATTTGGACACTATAAGGGTATTTGCCATTTCAAAACTAAGCTGGATTAAGAAACACCAGCAGAGGATCCGTAGTCAGGTGAGGGAAACTCCAAGGGAATATATTACAAGAGAAAGTCATTACTACCTGGGCAGGCGTTACCTGTTAAAAGTAATAGAAGGCAATGTTTCGTCAGGCGTGGCAATAAGGCATGAAACAATGGAAATGTATATTCGTCCGAATACTGGCATGGGAAAAAGGCAGATAATATTATATAAATGGTACCGCCAGAGGTTGAAAGAAATTGTTCCCGGATTCATTGCACAATATGAAAAGGCGATGCAGGTTCATGTGCATGAGTTTGGCATCAAAAAAATGAAGACAAGGTGGGGCACTTGCAGTATAAAGGCAAAAAGGATCTGGCTGAATCTTGAACTGGCTAAAAAGCCGGTAGATTGTATCGAATATGTAGTTGTACATGAAATGGTGCACCTGTTAGAACGAAACCATAATGATAGGTTTGTTGCTCACATGGATAGGTATTTACCAAAGTGGAGATTTTACAAAGAGGAGTTGAACAGAAGCCCCTTATGCCATGAAGATTGGGGTTACTGA
- a CDS encoding HsdR family type I site-specific deoxyribonuclease, whose translation MNKVGQIERATQDRVVHLFQNKLGYTWLGDWEELPGNSNIEEGLVRAYLREKRYSEILINKALDKLRITANNYQESLYTNNKNVYGLLRYGVKVKADVGENYETVALIDWKHPLKNHFAVAEEVTIQGNHDKRPDVVLYVNGIALAVLELKRSTVSIGDGIRQSIVNQQKEFIQSFFSTIQFVFAGNDTEGLRYGAIGTPEKYFLKWKEEVSEENLLDKYLLKLCDKNRLLEIIYNFALFDGGIKKLCRPHQYFGVKAAQEHVRRREGGIIWHTQGSGKSLVMVWLAKWILENNPNARVVIITDRDELDKQIERVFKDAGEGMVRTTSGRDLMKQLGNSLPRLLCSLVHKFGRRDVDNFDEFIEELKSGPANTVGELFVFVDECHRTQSGKLHKVTKAILKNAVFIGFTGTPLLKQDRETSLEVFGKYIHTYKFNEAVEDEVVRDLVYEARDIDQKITSQHRIDEWFDAKTKGLNDFQKAELKKKWGTMQRVLSSRSRLEKIVSDIVFDFNVKPRLSSGMGNAILVAGSIYEACRYFDLFQHTELQGKSALITSYNPSTRDITTEDTGANTETEKEYIYKTYVALLNGKPTEKYEDEAKAKFIKEPANMKLLVVVDKLLTGFDAPPCTYLYIDKNMQDHGLFQAICRVNRLDSDDKEFGYIVDYKDLFRKVEDAVAVYTSELDYDTFRKEDVDVLLKDRLKTGRERLDNALEEIALLCEPVAPPKDSLSYIRWFCGNPENEDDLKINESKRTALYKHTVALIRAYAAIAGEMEEAGYVAQEIEGIKKKIDFYLELREEIRRASGETLDLKTYEADMRHLIDNFIQADEPRKISDFENQTLLDLIVKTGIANAINSLPQGIRSSKEALAETIENNVRVKIIKEYLTDPAYFDVMSKLLDEIIKARKANAISYEEHLKRIAALAQEVTNPVKDDLPEDIKDSDAARVLYNNLGHNEKLAVKVHETVKDIKKADWRGNDAKEKEIKKALYDILKDIDEVERIFPIIKQQKEY comes from the coding sequence TTGAACAAAGTTGGGCAAATAGAACGAGCCACCCAGGACCGTGTAGTGCATTTGTTTCAAAATAAACTGGGCTACACCTGGCTCGGAGACTGGGAAGAGCTGCCTGGCAACAGCAATATAGAAGAAGGCCTTGTCAGGGCATACCTGAGAGAAAAGAGATACAGTGAAATATTGATCAATAAGGCGCTGGATAAGCTGCGCATTACTGCAAACAACTATCAAGAAAGTTTATACACCAACAATAAAAATGTGTATGGGTTGCTGCGGTATGGCGTAAAGGTTAAAGCAGATGTTGGTGAGAACTATGAAACAGTGGCGCTGATTGACTGGAAACATCCGCTTAAAAATCATTTTGCTGTTGCAGAAGAGGTGACGATCCAGGGCAACCATGACAAGCGTCCCGACGTTGTGCTTTATGTAAACGGCATTGCATTGGCTGTGCTGGAACTGAAACGGAGCACGGTTTCCATTGGCGACGGCATCAGGCAGAGCATCGTAAATCAGCAAAAAGAATTTATTCAATCCTTCTTCTCAACCATTCAATTTGTCTTTGCAGGAAATGATACTGAAGGCCTGCGTTACGGCGCCATCGGCACGCCTGAAAAATATTTCCTGAAATGGAAGGAGGAAGTCAGCGAAGAAAATCTGCTGGATAAGTATCTGCTGAAGCTTTGTGACAAGAATCGGTTATTAGAGATCATTTACAACTTTGCCCTGTTTGACGGCGGTATTAAGAAGCTCTGTCGTCCGCATCAGTATTTCGGGGTCAAGGCTGCGCAGGAGCATGTGAGGAGACGGGAGGGCGGCATCATATGGCACACGCAGGGGAGCGGTAAAAGCCTCGTCATGGTATGGCTGGCGAAATGGATTCTGGAAAACAACCCGAATGCCCGTGTTGTGATTATTACTGACCGTGATGAATTGGACAAACAGATTGAGCGTGTATTCAAAGATGCGGGCGAAGGCATGGTGCGGACTACAAGCGGCAGGGACTTAATGAAACAGTTGGGAAACTCGCTCCCGCGCCTGTTGTGCTCTCTGGTGCATAAGTTCGGCAGGAGGGATGTTGATAATTTTGATGAATTTATTGAAGAGTTAAAGAGCGGACCGGCAAATACAGTGGGTGAGCTATTTGTTTTTGTGGATGAATGTCACCGCACCCAATCTGGCAAGTTGCATAAAGTAACGAAGGCCATACTGAAGAACGCTGTTTTTATTGGTTTTACCGGCACTCCGCTCTTAAAGCAGGACAGAGAGACAAGCCTCGAGGTATTCGGCAAATATATCCATACCTATAAATTCAACGAGGCAGTAGAGGATGAAGTGGTGCGGGACCTGGTTTATGAGGCCCGTGATATTGATCAGAAGATTACTTCACAGCATAGGATAGATGAGTGGTTTGACGCCAAAACAAAAGGGCTGAATGACTTTCAGAAAGCCGAGCTGAAGAAGAAATGGGGCACAATGCAGAGGGTGCTAAGCTCCCGTTCCAGACTGGAGAAGATTGTCAGTGACATTGTCTTTGATTTTAACGTAAAACCCAGGCTAAGTTCGGGTATGGGAAATGCCATCCTCGTAGCCGGAAGTATTTACGAGGCCTGCCGCTATTTTGACCTCTTTCAACATACTGAGTTACAGGGAAAAAGCGCCCTCATTACCTCCTACAATCCATCCACCAGAGATATAACAACAGAAGATACCGGCGCCAATACTGAGACTGAAAAGGAATACATATACAAAACCTACGTTGCCCTGCTTAACGGAAAACCCACTGAAAAATATGAAGATGAGGCCAAGGCCAAATTCATAAAAGAACCGGCTAACATGAAACTGCTTGTTGTGGTAGATAAACTGCTCACCGGTTTTGATGCGCCTCCATGCACCTATCTTTATATAGACAAAAACATGCAGGACCATGGGCTGTTTCAGGCCATCTGCCGTGTAAACCGGCTTGATAGTGATGACAAGGAATTTGGATACATCGTTGATTACAAAGACCTGTTCAGGAAAGTGGAGGATGCTGTAGCCGTTTACACGTCAGAACTGGATTATGATACCTTCCGGAAAGAGGATGTGGATGTGCTTTTGAAAGACCGGTTGAAAACAGGCAGGGAACGATTAGACAATGCACTGGAAGAGATAGCATTATTATGTGAACCGGTTGCCCCTCCGAAGGATTCTCTGTCATATATCCGCTGGTTCTGTGGTAATCCTGAAAATGAAGATGATCTTAAAATCAATGAATCCAAAAGGACTGCATTGTATAAGCATACAGTAGCCTTGATAAGGGCTTATGCCGCCATTGCCGGGGAGATGGAAGAGGCAGGATATGTGGCACAGGAAATAGAGGGCATAAAAAAGAAGATTGATTTTTATTTAGAACTGAGGGAAGAGATCAGGAGGGCGAGCGGAGAAACGCTTGATTTAAAAACCTATGAAGCGGATATGCGGCACCTGATAGATAACTTTATTCAGGCAGATGAACCCCGGAAGATTTCTGATTTTGAAAATCAGACCCTGCTTGATTTGATTGTAAAAACAGGAATAGCCAATGCAATAAACAGTTTGCCTCAGGGCATAAGGAGCAGTAAAGAAGCGCTTGCCGAGACCATTGAAAACAATGTACGCGTGAAGATTATTAAAGAATATTTGACAGACCCTGCGTATTTCGATGTGATGTCGAAACTCTTAGACGAGATAATCAAGGCAAGAAAGGCCAATGCAATCAGTTATGAGGAACATTTAAAGAGGATTGCCGCACTGGCACAGGAGGTCACAAATCCTGTAAAAGATGATTTACCGGAAGATATTAAAGATAGTGATGCCGCACGGGTATTATATAATAACCTCGGTCATAATGAAAAGCTGGCAGTTAAGGTACACGAGACTGTTAAAGATATTAAGAAGGCTGACTGGCGTGGTAATGATGCCAAGGAGAAGGAAATAAAAAAGGCGCTTTATGATATTCTGAAGGATATTGATGAAGTAGAGCGTATTTTCCCAATCATAAAACAACAGAAAGAGTATTGA
- a CDS encoding Fic family protein, with product MDIKKFEAGSYRQQYRYKSFLPNRISIGWQISDSSLVNLLSEADIKLGELNAYSQLVPDIDFFIMMHVSKEATTSSRIEGTQTNIAEVLQKAENIDPEKRDDWEEVQNYIKAMNEAVDALSNLPLSRRLLKNAHATLLQGVRGKHKLPGEFRTSQNWIGGASIKDAVFIPPHHSDLPDLMKDLDNFLNDEIHLIPHLIRIGIAHYQFETIHPFLDGNGRIGRLLITLYLVSKGLLTKPTLYLSAFFEKNKTLYIDNLNRVRTHNDLTQWLKFFLEGTRQTAQNSIETFKAIIALRQKTEYQDILTLGKKTKLAQRLLHYLYSRPTTDSQEVSRHLTINTSTALRLIEDFIRLGILKEITGYRRNRIFVFDKYLQLFE from the coding sequence ATGGATATAAAAAAATTTGAAGCAGGCAGCTACAGACAACAGTACCGGTACAAGAGCTTTCTGCCGAACCGCATAAGTATAGGCTGGCAGATAAGTGACAGTAGTCTGGTCAATCTCTTAAGCGAAGCAGATATAAAGCTTGGTGAATTGAATGCATATTCACAGTTGGTCCCTGATATTGATTTTTTCATTATGATGCATGTCAGCAAAGAGGCTACGACATCCAGCCGTATAGAAGGGACTCAGACAAACATAGCTGAGGTATTGCAGAAAGCTGAAAATATTGATCCGGAAAAAAGGGACGACTGGGAAGAGGTACAGAACTATATCAAGGCGATGAATGAAGCGGTAGATGCTCTAAGCAACTTGCCGCTTTCAAGACGTCTGCTGAAAAATGCGCACGCAACACTGCTTCAGGGTGTACGTGGAAAACATAAGTTGCCGGGGGAATTCCGTACCAGTCAGAACTGGATAGGAGGTGCATCCATAAAAGATGCTGTGTTTATTCCGCCACACCACAGCGATTTGCCGGATCTTATGAAAGATCTTGATAATTTTCTGAATGACGAGATCCATCTGATTCCCCACTTAATCAGGATCGGGATTGCCCATTATCAGTTTGAGACCATACATCCGTTTTTAGACGGCAACGGCAGGATCGGACGACTGCTTATAACCCTTTATCTTGTCAGCAAGGGGCTTCTGACAAAACCGACATTGTATCTGTCTGCTTTTTTTGAAAAGAATAAGACCCTTTATATTGATAACCTGAACAGGGTGCGGACACATAATGACCTGACGCAGTGGCTCAAATTTTTTCTGGAAGGAACCAGGCAGACTGCTCAGAACTCAATAGAGACATTCAAGGCAATCATTGCACTGCGGCAGAAAACTGAGTATCAGGATATACTGACACTCGGCAAAAAGACGAAACTGGCTCAGCGTTTATTGCATTATTTATACAGCCGTCCGACAACAGACAGCCAGGAAGTTTCCAGACATTTAACAATAAATACCTCTACTGCCCTGCGCCTGATAGAGGACTTTATCAGGCTTGGCATCCTGAAAGAGATAACCGGATACAGGCGAAACAGGATTTTTGTCTTTGACAAGTACTTGCAGCTTTTTGAATAA